In a single window of the Renibacterium salmoninarum ATCC 33209 genome:
- a CDS encoding response regulator produces MTTVLVVDDEPQILRALQINLHAHGYTVHTSANGTDALASAAAHPPDVVVLDFGLPDIDGLEVIAGLRGWTAVPIIVLSARHASEEKVAALDAGADDYVTKPFGLDEFLARLRAAQRRAEQDTDAGASPTVATEDFVVDLQAKKVLRAGQRVRLTPTEWSILELLARNSGRLVSQQQLLTQVWGPAYAKETQYLRVYMGQLRRKLEPDPANPRHLIAEAGMGYRFEP; encoded by the coding sequence ATGACCACCGTGCTCGTAGTAGATGATGAACCGCAGATCCTGCGTGCACTGCAAATCAACCTGCATGCACACGGGTACACGGTGCACACCTCCGCAAATGGCACTGATGCCTTGGCCAGCGCCGCCGCGCACCCGCCGGACGTCGTCGTCCTTGATTTTGGCTTGCCGGATATTGATGGGCTTGAGGTGATCGCTGGGCTTCGTGGTTGGACCGCGGTGCCGATTATTGTGCTTTCTGCTCGGCATGCTTCCGAGGAAAAGGTAGCAGCGCTGGACGCCGGTGCAGACGACTATGTGACCAAGCCCTTTGGCTTGGACGAATTCTTGGCCCGCCTGCGGGCCGCGCAGCGTCGGGCAGAACAGGATACCGACGCCGGTGCCTCACCAACCGTGGCGACCGAAGATTTTGTGGTGGATTTGCAGGCGAAGAAAGTGCTTCGTGCTGGCCAACGGGTGCGGCTGACGCCGACCGAGTGGTCGATTCTGGAATTATTGGCGCGAAACTCCGGTCGATTGGTGTCTCAACAACAACTGCTCACTCAGGTTTGGGGACCGGCCTATGCAAAAGAAACTCAATACCTCAGGGTCTACATGGGTCAGCTGCGACGAAAGTTGGAGCCGGACCCGGCTAACCCGCGGCACCTGATCGCCGAAGCCGGTATGGGGTATCGCTTCGAGCCGTAG
- a CDS encoding ArsR/SmtB family transcription factor, with the protein MVHAPGWRPVIQYPAEGLASPNAKGLDSLQDKIHALDHPVRLRLIRSLLRSPLTTIELAETWRLSAPEVSRQLAVLKDAGLVFTKREGRYVKYQVDVLVTARLGSDIIDALLR; encoded by the coding sequence GTGGTGCACGCACCCGGTTGGCGGCCGGTCATTCAATACCCGGCAGAAGGGCTAGCAAGTCCTAACGCCAAAGGTCTCGATTCGCTCCAAGACAAAATCCACGCCCTAGATCACCCCGTGCGGCTCCGCCTTATCCGCAGCTTACTGCGCAGTCCGCTAACCACCATTGAGCTGGCCGAAACCTGGCGGCTCAGTGCACCGGAGGTTTCCCGGCAATTGGCAGTTCTGAAAGATGCCGGTTTGGTGTTCACAAAGCGGGAAGGCCGTTACGTAAAATATCAGGTTGATGTGCTGGTCACTGCCCGGTTAGGCTCCGATATTATCGACGCGCTGCTCCGCTAG
- a CDS encoding PhzF family phenazine biosynthesis isomerase: MGSALGSGLLRPFLLLYAAGISQLSIEVAGLARSAGFIVGLAVVPRAGRWVDTGARTRPMMATLLIRALGMASLLLIPGPAGFVITCVLQGIGNQAGPVTQGAVVSSLSRGFERDAVLASIRSLGNAGLGAGALLATVAAAAGGLGMQWLAAATGVAYLISLLLISTVAIPAVDLAASSRRRHLGPLDEADKPAMRQLNLLNVANLPYALCFDILEVALPAILVTQLLASASWASGIFVGNTVLVIVLQLPVVIWMARRQRKTVFALAGLVLSVSYLGFFAAGSLGGNAGAAGLAAVSVLYTLGEIMYTGVNSALVIDVAPPHLLGRALARWQLSAGFGKAVAPFIITVLIGIGTGWLWLVLIAGTLVGAVLIYFLAPCDAQLRSVGLAVRSNDTSNNKAADRLRKALRQREREILLADYGAMGMICHCRDVAKDSRTWYSERRPAMENIVNYDVEVLRLNAFAASAGGGNPAGVVLDASQLSADQMQAMAKQLGYAESAFVTQIPQPPTELTPGSVGIRYFSPYAGVPFCGHATVATAVALAERYGVGSYLFDTKSGEIKLETSQHGDSITASFTSVEPKGTEISAEVLATLLELLGLTAADLRVDYPPRIAYAGNPHPVLVISEDLIFDSFEFDPALIRQLMDQQGWPGTITVLRLLNAQTFEARNLFPVGVITEDPATGSAAASVGAYLRALGLVQTPTQVQIQQGRHVGRPSILEVDIPEHGGITVTGSATQL, from the coding sequence TTGGGGTCCGCACTTGGCAGCGGTCTATTGCGACCATTCCTCTTGCTTTACGCGGCGGGCATCAGCCAACTGTCGATTGAAGTCGCCGGGCTGGCGCGATCTGCCGGCTTTATTGTGGGTCTTGCGGTTGTGCCGCGGGCTGGGCGCTGGGTGGACACCGGCGCTAGAACTCGGCCGATGATGGCGACCCTGCTCATTAGAGCGCTGGGCATGGCATCTTTGTTGCTCATCCCGGGCCCGGCTGGTTTTGTGATTACTTGTGTGTTGCAGGGCATTGGCAATCAAGCGGGTCCAGTGACACAGGGGGCCGTGGTGAGCAGCTTGAGCCGTGGTTTTGAACGGGATGCGGTGCTCGCTTCGATTCGTTCATTGGGCAATGCTGGGCTAGGTGCTGGGGCCCTGCTCGCAACCGTGGCAGCGGCCGCTGGCGGACTGGGTATGCAGTGGCTCGCGGCGGCAACCGGAGTGGCGTATCTGATTTCGCTTTTGTTGATCTCGACCGTAGCAATCCCGGCCGTCGATCTGGCAGCCAGCTCGCGCCGTCGGCATTTGGGTCCTTTGGACGAGGCAGACAAGCCGGCAATGCGGCAATTAAACCTCCTGAATGTGGCAAATCTTCCCTACGCTTTGTGCTTCGACATCCTAGAGGTCGCGTTGCCAGCGATTTTGGTGACCCAATTACTTGCCTCGGCGTCCTGGGCGTCTGGGATTTTTGTGGGAAATACCGTGCTAGTGATTGTGCTGCAGCTGCCCGTAGTGATTTGGATGGCCAGGCGCCAACGAAAAACGGTTTTCGCCCTGGCTGGTTTGGTCTTGAGTGTTTCGTATCTGGGATTCTTTGCGGCCGGGTCATTGGGCGGAAATGCTGGCGCGGCCGGTTTGGCTGCGGTCTCTGTGCTCTACACCTTGGGTGAAATTATGTATACCGGGGTCAATTCCGCATTGGTTATTGACGTCGCTCCGCCGCACCTGCTGGGCCGAGCCTTGGCTCGCTGGCAGCTTTCGGCCGGCTTCGGCAAAGCCGTAGCGCCATTTATCATCACGGTATTAATTGGCATCGGAACGGGCTGGCTTTGGCTGGTTTTGATTGCCGGCACTCTTGTTGGTGCAGTGTTGATCTATTTCTTGGCACCGTGTGACGCGCAACTTCGCAGCGTGGGATTGGCAGTTCGCAGCAACGACACGTCTAACAACAAAGCGGCCGACCGGCTTCGCAAAGCGCTGCGGCAACGCGAGCGCGAAATACTGCTGGCGGATTACGGCGCTATGGGAATGATCTGCCATTGCCGCGATGTTGCAAAGGACAGCAGAACTTGGTACTCAGAAAGGCGGCCAGCAATGGAGAATATTGTGAACTACGACGTCGAGGTCTTGCGGTTGAATGCCTTTGCCGCAAGTGCTGGCGGAGGCAATCCTGCTGGAGTCGTCTTGGACGCAAGCCAGTTATCCGCTGATCAAATGCAGGCGATGGCAAAACAGCTCGGCTACGCAGAATCAGCATTCGTCACCCAGATACCTCAGCCACCAACGGAGCTCACACCAGGCAGTGTCGGCATCAGGTACTTCAGCCCCTACGCCGGGGTACCTTTTTGCGGGCATGCAACGGTGGCGACGGCGGTAGCGCTCGCCGAGCGGTACGGCGTCGGCAGCTATCTTTTTGACACCAAGTCGGGCGAGATCAAGTTGGAAACGTCGCAGCACGGTGACTCGATCACAGCGTCCTTCACCAGCGTTGAGCCTAAGGGGACGGAGATTTCCGCTGAAGTATTGGCAACGCTACTTGAGCTACTAGGGCTGACGGCTGCCGATCTGCGCGTAGACTATCCGCCTCGGATTGCCTACGCCGGGAACCCGCATCCAGTCCTGGTAATTTCGGAAGATCTAATCTTTGACAGTTTTGAATTTGATCCGGCATTGATTCGGCAGCTCATGGACCAGCAGGGTTGGCCAGGCACTATTACGGTGCTCCGTCTGCTCAACGCGCAGACGTTTGAAGCGCGAAATCTTTTCCCGGTGGGAGTGATCACGGAGGACCCAGCAACCGGCTCGGCGGCGGCATCGGTTGGTGCCTATCTGCGCGCCCTTGGCTTGGTGCAGACGCCCACGCAAGTACAAATCCAGCAGGGCAGACATGTTGGCAGGCCCAGTATTCTTGAAGTAGACATCCCAGAGCATGGTGGAATTACGGTCACTGGTTCGGCCACGCAGCTCTAG